TTTAATACAAATGTTTTGGCAAATACCTATACGCTACAAGTATTGGATAGCAATTTGTGCAGCAGTATAGCAGTCTATACAATTACAGACACTCCCGGTCCGACAATAAGTTCTTTTGTTCAAGATGTAAGTTGTAATGGAGGTGCGGATGGGGTTATTCAAACTACTGTTACAGGAGGTGTTCCCCTTTATCAATACAATTGGACGCCAGCGAATGGAAATGTTTCTTCTGTATCTACTTTAGCAGCCGGTACATATACACTGCAAGTAACGGACGATATAGGTTGCACAACCTTGAGTACAATTGCAGTTACGGAACCTCCCTTGTTACAAGCATCTGTATCGGGAACAACAGCCATATGTTTTGGTAGTGCTACAGTCCTCAGTTCTACTGGTGTTGGAGGAGTTTTGCCTTATGCTTATAATTGGCAGCCTGGTGCTCAAATTACCTCTACAATTACTGTTTCTCCAACTATATCAACAACATATACTTTGCAAGTAACCGATGACAATGGATGCACAGCATCTGCAATACACACACTTACCGTTTACGCATTACCCCTAGTTACATATACTACAGATATTAATCAAGGCTGTCCACAATTATGTCCGGTATTTAGTATTACCAGTGGTAATACAGCCTCTTTAAATTCAATATTGTGGGATTTTGGGGATGGACAATTTGGAGCGACCGATAATAGTACGCATTGTTATGATAATTCAGGATTGTATTCTACGAGTCTTATTGTTACAGATATGAATGGATGTAGTAATTCTGCTGCGATTACTAATCATATAGATGTGTATGACGAGCCTGTGGCAAACTTTGCAGCAACTCCGCAAACAACAACCATTACGGAGCCACTTGTACATTTTACCGACAACTCATCAGGGGCAATAAAATGGAATTGGGTTTTTAATGATATAACAGACAATACAAACACCGAGGTAAATCCAAGTCATTTATATTCTGATACAGGAACTTTTTGTGCTTTTTTAATTGTAGAAAATAGTTTTCAGTGTAGAGATACCATAGAGAAATGCATAACAATAACACAAGATTTTGTTTTTAATGCTCCTAATTGTTTTACCCCCAACGGAGATGGAATAAATGATTTTTTTAACGGACAAGGAATTGGAATTTCTGAATATCAGTTGTGGATAGTAGACCGTTGGGGAACTATGATTTATACCACAGGAAAAACAATTAGCCCTGAGAATGCTGTTCCTTGGAACGGCAAAGCGAATGACGGAAATAAATTAGCCCAAGAAGATGTATATGTTTGGAAGGTCCAATTGGTAGATTGGAGAGGAAAAATTCACAACTATGTGGGGCATGTAAGTTTGATTAGGTAGTTTTAATTAATAAGAAATACAATAAAAGTATATTATCTCCGTTTGCTATATTTGTTACATGCAAAAAAAAGCAACTATTCTTTTTCTTTTCATTTCCTCTCTGCTTTCTGCCCAAACGGGCGGCAGTGATGTGTTTCCATCATTAACGTTTCCAATATCTGCACGTTCGGCTTCTATGGGAGGAATTTCAATTGCGGTATCGGATAATGATGTGAATCAGTTGTTGCAAAGCCCGTCATTGCTGAATGCGAGTATGAGCAAAAAGCTATCGTTTAGTTTTGTGAACTATTACTCGGATGTTAAGTTTGGAAATTTTGTGTATGCACAAAAAATAGACAAGTTGAAAGGCTCTGTTGGCGCATATTTGCAGTTTTTAGATTATGGAAAATTTACCCGTGCCGATGAAACCGGTGCTGAGATTGGGCAATTTTATGCCTCCGATTATGTGTTGGGATTGTCCTATTCAAAGCCTTTTGCTGATACCAGTTTTGTTATTGGTGCAAGCGTGAAAAGCATTTACGGTGTTTATGAAAGCTATACTTCTTTTGCCAATGCAGTAGATATTGGTGCTACCTACACAAATACAAAACATTTATTTGGGGCTACAATTTTGTTTAAAAATTGGGGCAAGCAATGGGTAGGATTTACGCCTAATTCCGAAGAAAAATTGCCTTTCGAAGTACAAATTGGAGTGTCGAAAAAATTGGCTAAAGCTCCTTTTCGGTTTAGTTTAATTGGGCAGCAATTGCAGAAATGGGATTTATTATATAACGACCCTGCAAATCCAGCTCCAACTGTTGATCCGCTTACTGGAGAGAAAATTGAAAAAAGTAAATTTTCTGTTTTTGGCAGTAAATTAATGTCGCATGTGGTGTTTAGTACAGAAATTCTGCTTACCAAAAATTTCTTTGTAAATATTGGTTACAATCATCTTCGCAGGCAAGAGTTAAAGCTCGATACACGACCCGGAATGGCAGGATTCTCTTTTGGTGCAGGAATAAAAATTTCAAAATTTAATATTAGCTACGGAAGAGCACAGTATCATTTGGTTGGAGCTTCAAATCACATTTCTCTTACTACCAGACTATCTGATTTTGGTGGAAAGAAGGAAAATCCCAATTAAATTCAATAAAATCGCCATTCCTTTTATCTTTTTTCAAAAAAAAATTTTATACTTGTTAAACCTTTCTAAGAAGGTTTGTTCAAAACCTTATGTCGAAAATTACAATTGCAATAGACGGATATTCATCATGTGGCAAAAGCACATTGGCAAGAGCATTAGCATCTAAATTAGGGTATTCGTATGTAGATTCAGGTGCTATGTATCGTGCAATAACACTGTATTGTTTAAACAAAAAAATAATTGATAATAGGCGATTTGAAACGGATGATGTTGTTAAAGCATTGAGTAAGATTAAAGTTTCATTTGTTTACAATCCTGCCACAAAAATTTCGGAAACCTACTTGAATAAAGAGAACGTAGAAAGAGAAATTCGGCAAATGGAAGTTTCTGACTACGTTAGTCCTATAAGTGCGATAAAAGAAGTACGCACCAAGATGGTTCTCTTGCAACGAGAAATGGGAAAAGACAAAGGTGTGGTAATGGATGGTAGAGATATTGGTACCAACGTTTTTCCCGAAGCGGAATTGAAAATATTTATGACTGCCGACCCAAAAGTGCGAGTACAAAGACGTTTGGACGAATTAACAGCCAAAGGCGTTCAGGTAACTGAAGAAGAGGTGAGAAGAAATTTAGAAAGCCGAGATCATGAAGATACGCATAGGAAAGAGAATCCACTCACACAAGCAAAAGATGCTATAGTGCTTGATAATACAGACTTAAATAAAGAGCAGCAGCTGGAGTTTGTATTAAAATTGATTAGCGATTTGATGCTTACTCGAGATTAGATTGTAAATCTTTTTACTACCTAGTTTCAGTTTCAAATATTTGTTGGGTTATTGGAACACCATCTTTAAAATAATACACACCACCCCAATTCCACATTTTTTTCAAGTAAATATTTACGTTGTCGCCTTTTACAACTACTCGTTTTATAACCTTAGAGGTTCCTTCTTGCGATTCCTCCTCTGTTACACCTTGTCCGTATTTAGCTAAAAGTTGTTTTTTAAAATCAGCTTTAGAGTCTTGCGGGCTAATTGTATTTGTAGTAATGGGAGTCGGGGGTATTGTTTTTAGCAAAAGGTCTATTTCACTTATTTTTTCTTTTGGATAGTTTTCGGAAGGTTTATTATTCGCAGCTTCTGCGTAGGTTACTCTGGCTATTTTATATTCTTTTTCTTTAAAATAGTTATCTGCTTTTGTTAGTAAATCAGTGTATTTTTTGTTTATTTCTTTAATTCTTTCAATGGCATCTAAAATTTTATTAATCTCAATTATTTTATCCTTTGGATATTTTTCATTGGGTTTAATCGCAAGCGCTTCGTTGTAATGAGATATTGCAGTTTGGTAGTTCCTGCCTTCTAATTGGTTGTTTGCCTTTGTAAGCGCATTTTGATATCTCTCTTCGAGTTCTTTTTGTAAGGCAATTTCCGCAACAATTTTGTCAATGTCATCTATTCTTTGTTTTGGGAATAATTCAGTGGTTTTTATGTCTAATGCAGACAGGTAAAAGGACTTTGCCTCTGAATATTTTTTCGCTTCAAATGCTGCGTTTGCTTGTGTAATTTGAGCTTTGTAGGCATCATCAATTTCTTTTTGTTTTCTTTGCTTTTCTTGCTCAGCAAGAATTTTTTCTATTTCAACAATTTTATCTTTTGGATATTTTTCTGCCCGTTTTAGTTCAAGAGCTTCGTTGTATAATTGTATGGCATTGGTATAGCTTTGTTCCGCAAAAGAGTTGTCGGCTTTTAAAATTGTATTGTAGTATTTTTTTTCAAGTTCTTTTGCCGCTTCTCGTTCTGCAATTATTTTTTCTATTTCGGCAATTTTGTTTTTAGGGTATTCTTCTTTCTCTTTTATCGCTTGTGCATCTGTATAGGCTACTATTGCTTTTGGGTAGTCTTTTTCTTTAAGAAGTTTGTCTCCTGTTGCAATTAATAACTGATATCTTTTTTCAACCTCTTTTTCTTTTTCAATAGCAGCAAAAATGGCTTCAATCTCTGCTATTCTATCTGTTGGGTATTTTTCAGCGGGTTTAATGGTAAGTGCAGAATTGTATAGCTGTTTGGCAATAGCATATTCTTTTTTGTCGAATGAAGTATTTGCCAGGTCAATTATTTCGGCATATTTGGTGTTCTGTTCTTGTAGTTTAAGTTTGTCAGCTAGAATTCTATCAATTTCGATTATTTTATTTTTTGGATATGCTTCTGTTGATTTTATTGCAAGTGCATCATTATAAGTGTTTTTAGCAAGTTCATAGTCTTTTGCATTAAATGCTTTGTCTGCTTTTATAATAGTTTGCTGGTATTTAATAGTTATATTTTTTTCTGCATTTAAATCTGATATCAGCTTGTTTAGCTCAGCAATTTTATTTTGAGGTAGTTCTTCAATTGGTTTTATTTTAAGCGCATCTTCGTATAGTTTTTTAGCATCCTCATAGTTGTTTTTTTTCATTTCCTCGTTTGCCTTGTTCATTATAGCAAAGTAGGCATCGTCTGTTTCCTTCGATTTAACTTGAGACGCAATAAGCAAATCTATTTCAGCAATTTTATTTTTCGGATATTCTTCAGTCGGTTTTATCGCTAACGCTTTTTTATAGGTTGTTTTAGCTAGCGCAAAATCTTTTTCTTTTAACGTATTATCGGCCGTAGATAGGAGCTTAGTGTATTCTTCGTCAACATCTTTGTTTTTTTTCAGGTCTTTCGTTATTCTATCAATTTCTAAAATTTTATCTTTTGGATATTTTTCGTAAGACTTTAGTTGCGAAGCTTCTTGGTACGAAGTTTTTGCTGCGGCATACTCATTTTTTTTAAAGGCTTCATCAGCTTTAGCAATAAGGTTATTGTATTGCTCAGATACATCATTCTTTTTAGATAAATTTTCTAAAATTGTTTCAATCTCTTTTATTTTATCTTTTGGATATTTTTCTTCTTTGATAGACAATGCTTCGGAGTAAGCTATTTTAGCGGAACTGTACTCCTTATCGGCAAACGCTTTATCGCCTTTAACTATCAAGCTTTTGTAGTTCTGTTCTGCAAGTGCTTTATTCTGCTGTTCTGCAAGTAACTTATCAATCTCTATAATTTTCTCGCTTGGATATTTTTCGCCTTGTTTAATAGCTATAGCTTCTATGTATAATTTTTTAGCTTCATCATAATTTTTGGTTTTAAAGGCATTGTCTGCTTTTAAAATAGTTGCAGTGTATTTTTCGTCTATTTCCTGTTGTGCATTTGCAATATTTGCGGCTTCTTTTTTTGCTTGTTCTTCTAACGCTTTCAATTGTTTTAGTGCATCCAACATGCTTTCTGTGTAAATTTTATCGAATGAGAATTCTTCTTCTTCTGTGTTGTAAGATATTTTCGCAATCGGATTGTCCAGTACAGAGTAATCAATGTTAGGAAGCATTTCAAATAAAGACACAGTAAATTCAAATCCTCCAAATCCAAACATAGCCCTTCTATCGGGTACATTTTTGGTGGTAACAGTAAATTTTTTGGTAATAAGTCCCTTTTTTGTAATTACAATGGTGTAATCTACGTTCCCTTTAAGCTTGAAACTAAACTTACCATTTTCGCTAGTGGTAAATTCTTGTGCAACAGTAGCTCCTTGATAGAGCTTTATTTTTGCACCTTCTAGTCGCTTCCCATCTTTTTCTACTTTTCCGCCTATCTCTAAATTAAATTCTTGCGCATAAGTTGCTGTTGCAGAAAATACTAATGCAAAGAATACGACCAGACCAAAAATGATATGTAATGATTTTCTAAACACAAATTCCCTAAGTTTTATATCAAAGTGCATACCAATAGCTATAAATATCGTAAAAAATACCTTTTTTGTATATCTTAATCCATTATTAATTTCTATGGTAAGTTTTTGGGAACATAAAACCTATTTTTCAAATTTAGATGCTATTGTTGTTGGAAGTGGTATTGTGGGCTTAACAGCAGCTATACATATAAAATTAAGTAATCCCAAATTGTCTGTATTGGTTGTGGAGCGAGGGTTTTTACCTTCCGGGGCCAGCACTAAGAATGCAGGCTTTGCTTGTTTTGGAAGTCCAAGCGAGCTGTTGGATGATATTGATAATTTTGGCGAAGACAAGGTTTTTCAGTTGGTAGAGAAGCGGTATGCCGGATTACAATATTTAATAAACCTACTAGGGAAGGAATATATTGGTTATACAGCTAATGGTGGACATGAAGTGTTTGATTCCAAACATGCGTATGAACGATGTGCAGATAGGTTGACTTATTTGAATGGAAGACTTGATTCTATTATAGGAAAAGATGTTTTTTCTGAAAGGAATAACCTACTTAATGAATATGGATTTGCAAATTTCTCTCATTTAATTGCCAATAAATTTGAGGCGCAAATTGATACCGGATTAATGATGGAATCCTTGATTGAAAAGGCAGTTGGGCTAGGTGTGAAAATTTTAAATGGTATTTCTATCAACTGCATACAATCTAATGATAAAGAGGTAGTGTTGGACACTGCTAATTCTAGTTTTCAGCTAAAGGCGAAAGGTGTAATTGTGGCAACGAATGGTTTTGCCAAGCAGTTAATACCCAGTCTTGCGGTTAATCCTGCCAGAGCACAGGTGTTAATTACTAAGCCAATTGAAAAATTAAAGCTGTCAGGTTCTTTCCATTTTGATGAAGGCTATTATTACTTTAGAAATGTAGGCAATAGAGTGTTACTTGGCGGAGGCCGAAATTTGGATAAAAAAGGCGAAACAACTTACGAAATGGGACTTACAGATGCCATTCAAAATAAATTAGAACAGCTTCTGCGTGATTGTATATTGCCTAAAGCAAAGTATGAGATAGATATGCGTTGGAGTGGTATTATGGGAATGGAAAGCGATAAAAGTTATATTATTAAGGCGGTCTATCCTAATGTGTTTTGTGCAGTTCGAATGGGTGGAATGGGTGTAGCCTTGGGTAGCTTAGTTGGCAATGAAGTAGCCGATCAGTTTATAAGAATGTTTAAAAATTGATTTTACTTTCCGAGGTATTTAAGCTAAATTTAGTTTCGTAATCAATAATTATTGTATGCGCCA
This genomic window from Bacteroidota bacterium contains:
- a CDS encoding gliding motility-associated C-terminal domain-containing protein; this encodes FNTNVLANTYTLQVLDSNLCSSIAVYTITDTPGPTISSFVQDVSCNGGADGVIQTTVTGGVPLYQYNWTPANGNVSSVSTLAAGTYTLQVTDDIGCTTLSTIAVTEPPLLQASVSGTTAICFGSATVLSSTGVGGVLPYAYNWQPGAQITSTITVSPTISTTYTLQVTDDNGCTASAIHTLTVYALPLVTYTTDINQGCPQLCPVFSITSGNTASLNSILWDFGDGQFGATDNSTHCYDNSGLYSTSLIVTDMNGCSNSAAITNHIDVYDEPVANFAATPQTTTITEPLVHFTDNSSGAIKWNWVFNDITDNTNTEVNPSHLYSDTGTFCAFLIVENSFQCRDTIEKCITITQDFVFNAPNCFTPNGDGINDFFNGQGIGISEYQLWIVDRWGTMIYTTGKTISPENAVPWNGKANDGNKLAQEDVYVWKVQLVDWRGKIHNYVGHVSLIR
- the porQ gene encoding type IX secretion system protein PorQ — its product is MQKKATILFLFISSLLSAQTGGSDVFPSLTFPISARSASMGGISIAVSDNDVNQLLQSPSLLNASMSKKLSFSFVNYYSDVKFGNFVYAQKIDKLKGSVGAYLQFLDYGKFTRADETGAEIGQFYASDYVLGLSYSKPFADTSFVIGASVKSIYGVYESYTSFANAVDIGATYTNTKHLFGATILFKNWGKQWVGFTPNSEEKLPFEVQIGVSKKLAKAPFRFSLIGQQLQKWDLLYNDPANPAPTVDPLTGEKIEKSKFSVFGSKLMSHVVFSTEILLTKNFFVNIGYNHLRRQELKLDTRPGMAGFSFGAGIKISKFNISYGRAQYHLVGASNHISLTTRLSDFGGKKENPN
- a CDS encoding (d)CMP kinase — encoded protein: MSKITIAIDGYSSCGKSTLARALASKLGYSYVDSGAMYRAITLYCLNKKIIDNRRFETDDVVKALSKIKVSFVYNPATKISETYLNKENVEREIRQMEVSDYVSPISAIKEVRTKMVLLQREMGKDKGVVMDGRDIGTNVFPEAELKIFMTADPKVRVQRRLDELTAKGVQVTEEEVRRNLESRDHEDTHRKENPLTQAKDAIVLDNTDLNKEQQLEFVLKLISDLMLTRD
- a CDS encoding FAD-binding oxidoreductase — encoded protein: MVSFWEHKTYFSNLDAIVVGSGIVGLTAAIHIKLSNPKLSVLVVERGFLPSGASTKNAGFACFGSPSELLDDIDNFGEDKVFQLVEKRYAGLQYLINLLGKEYIGYTANGGHEVFDSKHAYERCADRLTYLNGRLDSIIGKDVFSERNNLLNEYGFANFSHLIANKFEAQIDTGLMMESLIEKAVGLGVKILNGISINCIQSNDKEVVLDTANSSFQLKAKGVIVATNGFAKQLIPSLAVNPARAQVLITKPIEKLKLSGSFHFDEGYYYFRNVGNRVLLGGGRNLDKKGETTYEMGLTDAIQNKLEQLLRDCILPKAKYEIDMRWSGIMGMESDKSYIIKAVYPNVFCAVRMGGMGVALGSLVGNEVADQFIRMFKN